In one window of Clavelina lepadiformis chromosome 4, kaClaLepa1.1, whole genome shotgun sequence DNA:
- the LOC143453376 gene encoding cytochrome P450 2J4-like yields MILNEDQSIFNPYLVSASLTLVVLLFTWVYWNKRPPNSPPGSNGIPLLGAILSLTSFPQIALTKLGKKYGPIYMVYFGNTAVVVLETPEIAHEAFAKNDCFNDRPQTIPTLCSGKGLIMINASDFQREQRQFNLHALREFGMGRKKLEGRLVDVSRQLCKTIDDLCGNSGTSKPFPINDMIYQSISSVISYIIFNHDVTVDDKEFDVLLKEMTEPKKENVLSGILMFAPKLKYLPFFSTNWRKSEEFRDKLEEKIKGEVLSHQKSHDRNNPRDIIDCFLNEMNNFSSSKSSGQIDKSCDQNDEMNRSYSWQPSSSFTIGQLISSVRDLFMAGTETTASTICWIILFLSHYQDVQEKMQKEIDEVLGQSGVPSMSITEKLPHVRAVLQEVSRLRPSAPLSLPHMASRDAILNGYVIPKGAIILTNIWGIQHDESRWPEPEKFLPERHLDNDGKFNTSSNWMIFNVGLRNCLGQKLAKMELFIVTISLFQKFSFALPPGTTPDMEGESVVTLRPRHFDLIATRR; encoded by the exons atgatatTGAATGAGGACCAAAGCATTTTTAACCCATACTTGGTTTCTGCAAGTCTAACCCTTGTGGTTTTGTTGTTCACTTGGGTCTATTGGAACAAACGACCGCCAAACAGTCCTCCTGGAAGCAATGGCATCCCATTGCTAGGAGCCATTCTTTCATTGACTTCTTTTCCGCAAATTGCTCTAACCAAGTTGGGCAAAAAGTACGGACCTATTTACATGGTTTACTTTGGAAACACAGCCGTCGTTGTTTTGGAAACTCCTGAAATTGCACACGAAGCTTTTGCAAAAAACGATTGCTTTAATGACAGGCCGCAAACTATACCAACCTTGTGTTCCGGCAAAGGCCTCATTATGATAAATGCTTCAGATTTTCAGAGAGAACAACGGCAATTTAACCTGCACGCTCTTCGAGAATTCGGCATGGGTCGGAAGAAGTTGGAAGGACGCCTGGTCGATGTATCAAGGCAATTGTGCAAGACAATTGATGATCTATGTGGGAACAGTGGCACCTCAAAACCTTTTCCAATCAATGACATGATTTACCAAAGCATTTCAAGCGTTATTTCCTACATCATTTTCAACCATGACGTTACGGTAGATGACAAAGAGTTTGATGTTTTACTGAAGGAAATGACGGAGCctaaaaaagaaaacgttCTAAGTGGAATTCTCATGTTTGCTCCCAAGTTAAAGTATTTGCCTTTCTTTTCTACAAATTGGCGAAAGAGCGAAGAATTTCGAGATAAGTtagaagaaaaaattaaaggaGAAGTTCTTTCCCATCAGAAATCACATGACCGGAACAACCCACGAGATATCATCGATTGCTTTCTAAACGAAATGAATAACTTCTCATCATCTAAAAGCAGcg GTCAAATCGATAAAAGCTGTGACCAGAATGATGAGATGAATAGATCTTACAGTTGGCAACCAAGTTCTTCATTTACCATTGGCCAACTTATTTCCTCTGTTCGTGATCTTTTCATGGCTGGAACAGAAACAACAGCTTCTACAATTTGCTGGATAATTCTTTTCCTTTCTCATTATCAAGATGTGCAGGAAAAGATGCAGAAAGAAATAGACGAGGTGCTTGGACAAAGCGGTGTTCCAAGCATGAGCATAACGGAAAAACTTCCCCACGTCAGAGCAGTATTACAG GAAGTTTCCAGGCTCCGACCGTCTGCACCTTTATCACTTCCACATATGGCTTCCCGCGATGCAATTCTGAATGGTTATGTCATCCCCAAAGGAGCAATTATTCTTACCAATATCTGGGGTATACAGCACGACGAAAGCAGATGGCCAGAGCCTGAAAAATTTCTACCCGAACGACATCTGGACAACGACGGAAAATTCAACACATCCTCAAATTGGATGATTTTTAATGTCGGACTACGAAATTGTCTTGGACAAAAACTGGCAAAAATGGAACTCTTTATTGTGACAATTTCCTTGTTCCAGAAGTTCTCATTTGCTCTTCCTCCAGGAACGACGCCAGACATGGAAGGAGAGTCAGTAGTGACGTTGCGTCCACGTCACTTTGACTTGATCGCAACAAGACGCTAA
- the LOC143452182 gene encoding cytochrome P450 2J4-like codes for MFNLNMSVNPYLLSIAIAVLLYCIMLRFRRDSPKQSKALPCEKGLPLLGVVLKVSTFPERAMEKWGKKHGPLFAIRVGWMNVVVIGSQEVAYEAFAKNDCFNDRPQSIPLISDGNGIVLINSTDFHREQRRFGLFTLREFGMGRKSLEPQLIDTSYDLCDTIASMCTSKTGSSDPFPLHTYISTTVSSVISRMVFGHVIGTENKQLQEFFARLQNPEIRKASSFLRGATMFAPFLRHLPYFKGQWEKGIQFQHLCHDGIKAEILDHQRSRDPHNPRDFIDCFLNEMEKSDSAANPDSASTWKHSVMSSDEVQECSSDWKAFSSFHINQLVAIVRDLFLAGSETTATSLSWIVLYLCKYQGVQKKMQDEIDDVIGQSGIPKMGLMDKMPYVRSVIQEITRLRPIAPLNVPHKASRDATLMGYHIPKDSIILTNIWAIHHDESKWPKPDEFLPERHLDKNGKFIKSPDWILFGVGHRSCLGQQLAKMELFIMTVALFQRFNFTLAPGENPDMKGRSIITLHTHYYDVVATKRY; via the exons atgtttaatctTAACATGTCAGTTAACCCTTATCTATTGTCAATTGCAATCGCTGTCTTGTTGTACTGTATCATGTTGAGATTCAGGAGAGATTCACCGAAGCAGAGCAAAGCTTTGCCTTGTGAAAAAGGACTTCCTTTGCTTGGAGTTGTTTTAAAGGTTAGTACCTTTCCAGAGAGGGCCATGGAGAAGTGGGGTAAAAAACACGGCCCACTGTTTGCCATTAGAGTTGGTTGGATGAATGTAGTGGTCATCGGAAGCCAGGAGGTGGCATAcgaagcatttgccaagaatgacTGTTTCAATGATCGGCCACAATCCATCCCTCTAATCAGTGATGGTAATGGAATTGTGTTGATAAACAGCACTGATTTTCATCGCGAACAACGTCGATTTGGCTTGTTCACATTACGTGAGTTTGGAATGGGCCGGAAAAGTTTAGAGCCTCAGCTTATTGATACGTCATATGATCTTTGTGACACAATTGCAAGCATGTGCACAAGCAAAACTGGCTCATCAGATCCGTTTCCACTTCACACTTATATTTCAACTACTGTGTCTAGTGTGATTTCTCGCATGGTTTTTGGACATGTTATAGGCACTGAAAACAAGCAACTACAGGAGTTTTTTGCACGATTGCAGAATCCTGAAATCAGAAAAGCCAGCTCTTTTCTGCGTGGTGCAACTATGTTTGCTCCATTTTTGCGTCACTTACCATATTTCAAAGGTCAATGGGAAAAAGGAATACAATTTCAGCATCTTTGTCATGATGGAATCAAAGCAGAAATTCTTGATCATCAGAGGTCTCGAGATCCACATAATCCACGTGACTTCATTGACTGTTTTTTGAATGAAATGGAAAAATCAG ACAGTGCAGCCAATCCTGATTCAGCAAGCACTTGGAAGCATAGTGTCATGTCATCAGATGAAGTTCAGGAATGCTCCAGTGATTGGAAAGCTTTTTCATCTTTTCACATAAACCAGCTTGTCGCTATTGTCAGAGATCTCTTCCTTGCTGGATCGGAGACAACAGCAACAAGTTTGTCTTGGATTGTTCTCTATCTCTGCAAATACCAAGGTGTTCAGAAAAAGATGCAGGATGAAATTGATGATGTAATAGGACAGAGTGGGATACCTAAGATGGGCCTTATGGATAAGATGCCTTATGTTCGTTCTGTTATACAG GAGATCACTCGACTGAGACCAATAGCTCCTCTCAATGTGCCCCATAAAGCATCACGTGATGCCACGTTAATGGGTTATCACATACCGAAAGACTCCATTATTCTCACAAACATCTGGGCTATACATCATGATGAAAGTAAATGGCCAAAACCTGATGAATTCCTGCCTGAGCGGCACCTTGACAAAAATGGGAAATTCATTAAATCACCAGACTGGATATTATTTGGTGTTGGCCATCGCAGCTGCCTTGGTCAGCAGCTTGCAAAAATGGAACTTTTTATTATGACTGTGGCATTGTTCCAGCGTTTCAACTTTACGTTAGCTCCGGGAGAAAATCCTGATATGAAAGGCAGAAGTATCATCACTTTACATACTCATTACTATGATGTAGTTGCAACCAAGCGATATTAA